One Setaria italica strain Yugu1 chromosome I, Setaria_italica_v2.0, whole genome shotgun sequence DNA window includes the following coding sequences:
- the LOC101757348 gene encoding uncharacterized protein LOC101757348, producing MSSDDLFEGLPPPAAPAGGEARAPSIPPPPPPVVAPPPKSALKSSLKRSKPSSSDATTTSPPPAPAAAAPEGHVPEKRLRFRTTVDASETQILEAMQKITSHIGNPSKFSKASKLALQLIEAGSVKPGTINHFFAILKAAMSSPGACNEPSVRADYHTLFSAAQGVTELFNHQQKNQFDIWVLHAVVANDLFTDDSFVFSKAVGKIKDAILALPMATVDDDNDEAAALAAASKTATTAENKADDYVPTAPSNSLPDDSAHAAASESGEESSDPFGLDDLLAHKPKKSERVREKEVAALNRKAEEEESKRFLKSEREALLKCLEIAARRYRIPWTQTAIDIFAKHAYDNVNRFTRQQRDAIVKLWNSIKEQQIRRKQGKSVSGKLDVNAFEYLQEKYSHEKISIRHSVGGGGERRATQWLG from the exons ATGTCCTCCGACGACCTCTTCGaaggcctgccgccgccggctgccccggccggcggcgaagctCGCGCGCCCTCcatcccgccgcctcctcctccggtggtggcgccgccgccgaagtcCGCGCTAAAGAGCTCCCTCAAGCGGAGTAaaccctcctcctccgacgctACTACCACCTCTCCCCCACCCGCCCCTGCGGCTGCCGCGCCCGAAGGCCATG TTCCTGAGAAACGTCTTCGGTTCAGAACAACCGTTGATGCTTCAGAAACGCAAATACTTGAGGCTATGCAGAAGATAACTTCGCACATAGGGAATCCTTCCAAATTCAGCAAGGCATCAAAACTAGCTCTACAGCTTATTGAAGCTGGTAGTGTCAAGCCTGGGACAATCAACCACTTCTTTGCTATACTAAAAGCTGCAATGTCTTCCCCAGGAGCATGTAATGAGCCTTCTGTACGAGCAGATTACCACACACTATTCAGTGCTGCTCAGGGTGTGACAGAG TTATTCAACCACCAGCAGAAAAATCAATTCGACATATGGGTGCTACATGCAGTGGTGGCTAATGATCTTTTCACTGATGACAGTTTTGTG TTCTCAAAGGCTGTTGGAAAGATCAAAGATGCCATCTTGGCCCTGCCAATGGCAACTGTGGATGATGACAATGACGAAGCTGCAGCTCTTGCAGCTGCAAGCAAAACTGCCACAACGGCAGAGAATAAAGCAGATGATTATGTTCCGACTGCACCTTCCAACTCTCTGCCCGATGATAGCGCACATGCTGCAGCCTCAGAGTCAGGAGAAGAATCGTCTGATCCTTTTGGTTTAGATGATCTCCTTGCACACAAGCCGAAGAAGTCTGAGAGAGTTCGAGAGAAGGAAGTTGCGGCTCTTAACAGaaaagcagaggaggaggaatcaAAGAGATTTCTGAAGTCAGAGCGGGAGGCCCTTCTGAAATGTCTGGAAATAGCTGCTCGGCGTTACAGAATTCCATG GACGCAAACTGCCATTGACATCTTTGCGAAGCACGCTTACGACAACGTGAACCGGTTCACACGGCAGCAGAGGGACGCGATCGTGAAGCTGTGGAACTCGATCAAAGAGCAGCAGATCCGACGGAAGCAGGGCAAGTCGGTGAGCGGGAAGCTGGACGTGAACGCCTTCGAGTACCTCCAGGAGAAGTACTCCCACGAGAAGATCAGCATCCGGCACTcggtcggcggtggcggcgagcggcgcgcgACGCAGTGGCTCGGCTAA
- the LOC101757748 gene encoding deoxyhypusine hydroxylase-B, with product MAASSAFEPSPEMERFLCERLLDAEQPIAERFRALFSLRNLRGDAPRSALLQAARDPSNLLAHEAAFALGQMQDADAIPALVAVLKDLSLHPIVRHEAAEALGAIGLEKSIPLLEESLTADPAVEVQETCELALRRIEEQKKVNGAENTTNSPFLSVDPALPAKHGLSVDQLRDLLLNEQESMYERYAALFALRNDGGDAAVSAIVAALGVKSALLRHEVAYVLGQLQNKAASDALSMVLKDVCEHPMVRHEAAEALGSIADQESIALLEEFAKDPEPIVSQSCEVALSMLEYERSGKSFEFLFLQTPHVQ from the exons ATGGCAGCTTCCTCCGCGTTCGAGCCATCCCCGGAGATGGAGCGGTTCCTCTGCGAGCGGCTGCTCGACGCGGAGCAGCCCATCGCCGAGCGCTTCCGGGCGCTCTTCTCCCTCCGCAACCTCCGCGGGGACGCCCCGCGCAGCGCCCTCCTCCAAG CTGCAAGGGATCCTTCTAACTTGCTGGCCCATGAGGCTGCATTTGCACTTGGGCAAATGCAGGATGCTGATGCTATTCCTGCATTAGTTGCAGTTCTCAAAGATCTTTCTCTACATCCAATTGTACGCCATGAG GCTGCCGAAGCTCTTGGAGCTATTGGCCTTGAAAAGAGCATTCCCCTGTTGGAGGAAAGTTTAACAGCTGATCCTGCTGTGGAGGTACAAGAAACTTGCGAACTGGCACTAAGACGGATAGAAGAGCAGAAGAAAGTTAATGGGGCTGAGAATACAACCAATTCACCCTTTCTCTCAGTTGATCCAGCACTGCCTGCAAAACATGGACTTTCGGTAGACCAATTAAG GGATCTTCTTCTCAATGAGCAAGAAAGCATGTACGAACGTTATGCAGCTCTTTTTGCACTTAGGAATGATGGTGGAGATGCTGCTGTTTCTGCTATTGTTGCAGCTCTGGGCGTCAAAAGTGCTCTTCTACGGCATGAG GTAGCTTATGTGTTAGGTCAGCTGCAAAATAAAGCCGCTTCAGATGCACTTTCCATGGTCCTGAAGGATGTCTGTGAGCATCCAATGGTCAGGCATGAAGCTGCTGAAGCCCTTGGCTCAATTGCAG ATCAAGAAAGCATTGCGCTTTTGGAGGAGTTTGCGAAGGATCCTGAGCCCATAGTCTCGCAGAGCTGTGAAGTAGCTCTCAGTATGCTCGAGTACGAGAGATCAGGGAAGTCCTTTGAG TTTCTCTTCCTTCAGACTCCTCATGTGCAGTAG
- the LOC101771545 gene encoding uncharacterized protein LOC101771545 — protein MFGASEGSYLWCLQLSSVSLKLPADFNCFPNLKKLIMVDVDITNEHVEYLLSKCNLLEFIEIACCRMLTSLLARRPLNRLKHLKVQGCILVQQIEINCCLTTLKYSGPMVPLQFATTSSLRNVCINLTSDTNALDYITTGFPSTLQNLLTFNLWCNEHERAISPVRPHKFVHLRHLRLELNIFGVNEDRKTDVLDYAYLLDCAPSLEILELHVNSNSESIHSSLSLIFEIL, from the exons ATGTTTGGTGCCAGTGAGGGTTCATACTTGTGGTGTCTGCAACTTTCTTCTGTCTCCCTGAAGCTGCCTGCGGACTTCAATTGCTTTCCAAACCTTAAAAAGCTTATCATGGTAGATGTGGACATCACAAACGAACATGTCGAGTATTTGCTGTCAAAATGCAACCTTCTGGAGTTTATTGAGATTGCCTGTTGTAGAATGCTCACAAGTCTACTGGCACGTCGCCCTCTAAACCGATTGAAGCATTTGAAGGTCCAGGGCTGCATCTTAGTCCAACAGATAGAGATCAACTGTTGTCTGACAACACTCAAGTACTCAGGTCCAATGGTTCCTTTACAATTTGCTACAACTTCGAGTCTGAGGAATGTGTGTATTAACTTGACCTCTGACACTAATGCTCTTGACTACATCACAACGGGATTCCCTAGTACTTTGCAAAATCTTTTGACATTTAACCTATGGTGCAACGAGCACGAG AGGGCAATTTCGCCTGTTAGGCCTCACAAATTCGTTCATCTTCGGCATTTGAGGTTGGAGTTGAATATTTTTGGGGTTAATGAAGACAGGAAGACTGATGTCCTTGACTATGCCTATCTGCTGGATTGCGCTCCTTCCTTGGAAATACTGGAGTTACATGTAAATTCAAACTCTGAGAGTATTCATTCTTCATTGAGTTTGATATTTGAGATACTGTAG
- the LOC101758162 gene encoding bet1-like SNARE 1-1, with the protein MNPRGYRSTRTSLFDGIEEGGVRATSYSSHEIDEQENDRAIDGLQDRVSILKRLSGDIHEEVETHNRMLDRMGNDMDTSRGFLSGTVDKFKMVFETKSSRRMGTLVASFVALFLLVYYLTR; encoded by the exons ATGAACCCGAGAGG CTATCGTAGCACCAGAACTTCTCTCTTTGATGGCATTGAGGAGGGTGGAGTCCGAGCAACATCCTATTCTTCCCATGAGATAGATGAACAAGAAAATGATCGAGCTATTGATGGACTGCAGGATCGTGTCAGCATTCTTAAGCGG TTGTCAGGTGATATCCATGAAGAGGTGGAGACTCATAACAGAATGCTAGACCGAATG GGGAATGATATGGATACATCAAGGGGTTTTCTCTCTGGAACTGTGGACAAATTTAAGATG GTCTTTGAGACCAAATCAAGTCGGAGGATGGGAACCCTGGTTGCATCATTCGTTGCGCTTTTTCTGCTGGTTTACTACTTGACCAGGTAG